The Halococcus sediminicola genome includes a region encoding these proteins:
- a CDS encoding ammonium transporter — MIDVFLQSGTDLKTLASGVNNVWVLTVTFLIFFMHAGFAMLEAGQVRAKNVANQLTKNMLTWSIGVIAFFLLGQGIANLTAGLTGPAGIGGAFGYIGGGSDGWISWLFGAVFAMTAATIVSGAVAGRCKLRAYVTYTIALAAVIYPVVVGFTWGGGLLADTGLLGTGYQDFAGGMIVHGLGGIAGLTAAWVLGPRMGRFNDDGSVNVIPGHSMTFAVLGTLILCFGWYGFNVGTAATVFVVENDVLALGAFASDVGRVALTTTLGMAAGALGAGAVSLAKTEKVDTLFVANGMLAGLVAITATTNAITWWGGLVAGLLAGAQLPLVFEFVEKRLKIDDVCAVFPVHGSAGVLGALLFPFIAVDGFSVDALVGQVALVAVIGVWTVAATAAIFGGLKALGQARVAPEHERDGLDSSEHGVDTYPEFGFGDSGGPVTDGGTRVYSAADGEELRTDGGSPNGGDIKMVTAIVRPDKLGAVKSALAEVGAPSLTVTNVSGRGSQPVKKGQWRGEEYTVDLHQKIKVECVVADIAAEDVVDAIVERAATGEPGDGKVFVTPVEDAAQIRNDVRGTEAV, encoded by the coding sequence ATGATAGACGTGTTCTTGCAGTCGGGAACCGATCTCAAGACGCTGGCCAGCGGCGTCAACAACGTATGGGTCCTAACGGTGACGTTCTTGATTTTCTTCATGCATGCGGGCTTCGCCATGCTGGAGGCCGGACAGGTTAGAGCGAAAAACGTCGCCAACCAGCTCACCAAGAACATGCTCACGTGGTCGATCGGCGTGATTGCCTTCTTTCTGCTCGGGCAGGGTATCGCCAACCTTACTGCCGGACTCACTGGTCCGGCTGGGATTGGCGGTGCGTTCGGTTACATCGGTGGTGGCTCTGATGGATGGATTAGCTGGCTGTTCGGCGCGGTTTTTGCGATGACCGCCGCGACCATCGTGAGCGGGGCAGTCGCGGGTCGGTGTAAGCTCCGTGCGTACGTCACCTACACCATCGCGCTCGCGGCGGTCATCTATCCCGTCGTCGTGGGCTTTACGTGGGGCGGCGGCTTGCTCGCCGACACAGGTTTGTTGGGTACTGGCTATCAGGACTTCGCCGGCGGGATGATCGTCCACGGACTCGGCGGTATCGCCGGGCTGACCGCGGCGTGGGTACTCGGTCCGCGCATGGGCCGGTTCAATGACGACGGGAGCGTGAACGTAATCCCCGGCCACTCGATGACCTTCGCCGTTCTAGGGACTCTCATCCTCTGCTTTGGGTGGTATGGCTTCAACGTGGGCACCGCTGCAACGGTGTTCGTCGTCGAGAACGACGTGCTCGCACTCGGTGCGTTCGCCAGCGACGTCGGGCGTGTCGCGCTCACGACCACCCTCGGGATGGCCGCCGGAGCACTCGGGGCGGGCGCAGTCTCGCTCGCCAAGACCGAGAAGGTTGATACGCTATTCGTCGCCAACGGCATGCTTGCCGGACTCGTGGCGATTACCGCAACCACGAACGCCATCACGTGGTGGGGTGGTCTCGTAGCCGGGCTGCTCGCGGGCGCACAGCTTCCGCTCGTCTTCGAGTTCGTCGAAAAGCGCCTCAAAATCGACGACGTCTGTGCGGTCTTCCCGGTCCACGGGTCGGCGGGCGTGCTCGGTGCGCTCTTGTTCCCGTTCATCGCCGTAGATGGGTTCTCAGTGGATGCACTGGTCGGTCAGGTCGCCCTCGTTGCGGTCATCGGCGTCTGGACCGTGGCAGCTACGGCGGCGATTTTCGGTGGCCTGAAAGCACTCGGGCAGGCTCGCGTGGCGCCCGAGCACGAACGCGACGGTCTCGACAGTTCCGAACACGGCGTTGATACCTACCCCGAATTCGGCTTCGGCGACTCGGGGGGACCGGTCACCGACGGCGGTACGCGGGTCTACTCGGCGGCGGATGGCGAGGAACTCCGTACTGATGGTGGGTCGCCGAACGGGGGCGATATCAAGATGGTGACGGCTATCGTCCGGCCCGACAAATTAGGTGCAGTCAAGAGCGCGCTTGCGGAGGTCGGTGCGCCCTCGCTTACTGTGACGAACGTCTCCGGCCGGGGAAGCCAGCCGGTCAAGAAGGGCCAGTGGCGTGGCGAGGAATACACTGTTGACCTCCACCAGAAGATCAAAGTCGAATGCGTGGTGGCCGACATCGCCGCCGAGGATGTGGTGGATGCAATCGTCGAGCGCGCCGCGACCGGCGAACCCGGCGACGGCAAAGTATTCGTCACACCGGTCGAGGACGCCGCACAGATCCGAAACGACGTTCGTGGAACAGAGGCTGTATAG
- the pstB gene encoding phosphate ABC transporter ATP-binding protein PstB produces the protein MATNTRTTTESSVRNRTTSVETFVGESDERSQDEWTDYDLDNGTKFAVDDLDVFYGDEQALEGISLDIPAESVTALIGPSGCGKSTFLRCLNRMNDRIKAARVEGSVALDGQKIYADDVDLVELRKRVGMVFQQPNPFPKSIRKNVSYGPRKHGDVETGLLARLFGDDAGDEDALVEHALRQAALWEEVDDRLDDNALGLSGGQQQRLCIARCLAVDPEVILMDEPASALDPIATAKIEDLIEELADDYTVVVVTHNMQQAARISDQTAVFLTGGELVEYGDTNEIFENPESQRVEDYITGKFG, from the coding sequence ATGGCCACAAACACCCGAACCACGACGGAATCCTCAGTAAGGAACAGAACAACGAGTGTCGAGACATTTGTCGGTGAAAGCGACGAACGGAGTCAAGACGAGTGGACCGACTACGACCTCGACAACGGGACGAAGTTCGCCGTCGACGACCTCGACGTCTTCTACGGCGACGAGCAGGCGCTCGAAGGGATCAGCCTCGACATTCCCGCAGAGAGCGTCACGGCGCTCATCGGCCCGTCGGGCTGCGGGAAATCGACGTTTCTTCGGTGTTTGAATCGGATGAACGACCGCATCAAGGCCGCGCGTGTCGAGGGCAGCGTCGCGCTCGATGGCCAGAAGATCTATGCGGACGACGTCGACCTCGTCGAGCTCAGAAAGCGCGTCGGGATGGTGTTCCAGCAGCCGAACCCGTTCCCCAAGTCCATCCGGAAGAACGTCTCGTACGGCCCGCGCAAACACGGCGACGTCGAGACCGGGCTGCTCGCGCGGCTGTTCGGCGACGACGCCGGCGACGAGGACGCACTCGTCGAGCACGCGCTCCGGCAGGCCGCCCTCTGGGAGGAGGTCGACGACCGGCTCGACGACAACGCGCTCGGACTCTCGGGTGGACAACAACAGCGTCTTTGCATCGCACGCTGTCTCGCCGTCGACCCCGAAGTCATTCTGATGGACGAACCCGCGAGCGCGCTCGACCCGATCGCGACCGCGAAGATCGAGGACCTCATCGAGGAGCTCGCCGACGACTACACCGTGGTCGTCGTCACCCACAACATGCAGCAGGCAGCGAGAATTTCGGACCAAACGGCGGTCTTCCTCACCGGCGGCGAGCTCGTCGAGTACGGCGACACCAACGAGATCTTCGAGAACCCCGAGAGCCAGCGCGTCGAGGACTACATCACCGGCAAGTTCGGGTAA
- the pstA gene encoding phosphate ABC transporter permease PstA encodes MSESHETALVNGRGSAFERTSATVVGLGVLTFLFAIASMFDVTGFETQILGIGLFTFFSIVLCVAGGAVIALGVASRLGAVETTPSDTVGLPVGGVFGILGGVAGGLIASQTFALGIAVWLSISVLAALGMVAVTVLPREDIGSTVPAGGIAIAVGAVLLTGVVGSEWSWDPTNLEATFYAPLVAGALVALSSLTVTWAAAKASSGFGSRGRQNGAYLLMGLNALSMVAIMAALVTFVVMKGASKVLQGIESGLGVGPAIFGVSLPIDWPFVMNVSQGIYVDVPGVLPAIMGTVWIVIGTILFAVPLGVGAAVFLTEYAEQGRFTRTVEVTTNGLWSTPSIVFGLFGAAFLVPRFGNTNSLLSGILVLGFMLLPLVLITSREALKSVPDEYRGASAALGVSQWQTIRSVVLPAALPGVITGVILGVGRIAGETAPLLLVMAGSPFPSDTPGVFSAFEFSTTPPFVTNDALLTATSALPYQLYATITAGVGAADAKAFGWGTALVLLLVVLSFYAVGIALRKYFRGKLHHE; translated from the coding sequence ATGAGCGAGTCCCATGAGACCGCGCTGGTGAACGGGCGAGGTTCCGCGTTCGAGCGAACTAGCGCCACCGTCGTCGGTCTCGGCGTCCTGACCTTCTTGTTCGCGATCGCGTCGATGTTCGACGTGACGGGGTTCGAAACCCAAATTTTGGGCATTGGACTGTTCACGTTCTTCTCCATCGTGTTGTGTGTGGCCGGCGGGGCCGTCATCGCTCTGGGTGTCGCCTCTCGACTGGGCGCAGTCGAAACGACACCCAGTGACACGGTGGGGCTTCCCGTCGGCGGCGTTTTCGGGATATTGGGTGGGGTGGCGGGCGGACTCATTGCCTCGCAGACGTTCGCCCTCGGGATTGCGGTCTGGCTCTCGATTTCGGTGCTCGCTGCCCTCGGGATGGTCGCCGTCACCGTACTCCCGCGCGAGGACATCGGTTCGACGGTTCCGGCCGGCGGCATCGCAATCGCCGTCGGTGCCGTGTTGCTCACTGGGGTCGTCGGCTCGGAGTGGTCGTGGGACCCCACAAACCTCGAAGCGACCTTCTATGCACCGCTCGTCGCGGGAGCGCTGGTGGCACTGTCGAGTCTGACCGTCACGTGGGCCGCCGCGAAAGCCAGTTCGGGTTTCGGCAGTCGGGGCCGACAGAACGGGGCGTACCTCTTGATGGGGCTGAACGCGCTGTCGATGGTCGCGATCATGGCCGCACTCGTCACGTTCGTCGTGATGAAGGGCGCTTCGAAGGTGTTGCAGGGTATCGAGAGCGGTCTCGGCGTCGGGCCGGCAATCTTCGGCGTGAGTCTCCCCATCGACTGGCCATTCGTGATGAACGTCTCGCAAGGCATCTACGTCGATGTTCCGGGCGTGCTGCCGGCAATCATGGGCACCGTCTGGATCGTCATCGGCACGATACTGTTCGCGGTGCCCCTCGGCGTCGGGGCGGCCGTGTTCCTCACCGAGTACGCCGAACAGGGCCGGTTCACCCGTACCGTGGAGGTCACGACCAATGGCCTCTGGAGCACGCCGAGCATCGTCTTTGGGCTATTTGGAGCCGCGTTCTTAGTCCCACGATTCGGCAACACAAACTCGTTGCTGTCGGGCATTCTCGTGCTCGGATTCATGTTGTTGCCACTGGTGCTCATCACGAGCCGCGAGGCACTCAAGAGCGTCCCCGATGAGTACCGCGGCGCGAGCGCCGCGCTCGGGGTGAGTCAGTGGCAGACTATCAGGAGTGTCGTGCTGCCGGCGGCGCTGCCCGGCGTCATCACGGGCGTCATTCTCGGGGTGGGTCGTATCGCGGGCGAGACCGCGCCGCTGTTGCTCGTGATGGCCGGCTCGCCATTTCCAAGCGACACGCCGGGCGTGTTCTCGGCGTTCGAGTTCAGCACAACGCCGCCGTTCGTGACCAACGACGCGCTTCTGACTGCTACGAGCGCGCTTCCCTACCAGCTGTACGCGACCATTACTGCCGGCGTCGGCGCGGCGGATGCGAAGGCGTTCGGCTGGGGGACAGCGCTTGTGCTGTTGTTGGTCGTACTGTCGTTCTATGCGGTCGGTATCGCGCTGCGCAAATACTTCAGAGGGAAACTCCATCATGAGTGA
- the pstC gene encoding phosphate ABC transporter permease subunit PstC, whose protein sequence is MRAIDRTVLFVGAAGVVCLLGAFVGFLVKSSLTAVFLLGFLLTVGYGWYARQALTAKSLTFLATVSTLLTMGLIIAFILREALSAFRYMGLVDLLSYTGEPMWRTGGEQIYSLVPAIVGTVIETLLAVAIAGPLGIAGALFISEVAPGWLRELLKPGIEILAGIPSIVFGYLGLVVLNPYFSSSSAFGLPGLGSLLAVGLVVGVMALPTVVSVAEDAISSVPESMKSGSLALGATEWQTMTGITMPAAFSGISAAVLLGVGRAVGETMAATVILGNVTDLPNPFFDVFDNTVTLTSLIASQYGNASGLHVNALFAAGVVLFVTVMAISVVSQLIELRMVRRLGGEQ, encoded by the coding sequence ATGAGGGCTATTGACCGAACGGTACTCTTTGTGGGGGCTGCGGGCGTGGTGTGTCTCCTCGGCGCGTTCGTCGGCTTTCTCGTCAAGTCGAGTCTGACGGCCGTGTTTCTGCTCGGCTTTCTCCTCACTGTCGGCTACGGCTGGTACGCCCGGCAAGCACTCACCGCGAAGAGCTTGACGTTCCTGGCGACGGTCTCGACGCTGCTCACGATGGGACTGATCATCGCGTTCATCCTGCGCGAGGCGCTGTCTGCTTTTCGGTACATGGGACTGGTCGACCTCCTCTCGTACACCGGCGAGCCGATGTGGCGAACCGGCGGCGAGCAGATCTACTCGCTCGTGCCCGCAATCGTCGGGACGGTCATCGAAACGCTACTCGCCGTGGCCATCGCCGGGCCGCTCGGCATCGCCGGTGCGCTGTTCATTAGCGAGGTCGCTCCGGGATGGTTGCGCGAGCTACTCAAACCCGGCATCGAGATTCTCGCGGGCATCCCCTCAATCGTGTTCGGTTATCTCGGGCTGGTCGTGCTCAACCCGTACTTTTCGTCGAGCAGTGCGTTCGGCCTGCCGGGGCTTGGCAGCCTGCTCGCTGTGGGCCTGGTCGTCGGCGTGATGGCGCTGCCCACAGTCGTATCGGTCGCCGAGGACGCGATTTCGAGCGTCCCCGAGTCGATGAAAAGCGGCTCGCTCGCGCTCGGGGCGACCGAGTGGCAGACGATGACCGGGATTACGATGCCGGCAGCTTTCTCGGGCATCTCCGCCGCCGTCCTGTTGGGTGTCGGCCGTGCCGTCGGCGAGACGATGGCCGCGACCGTGATTCTCGGCAACGTGACCGACTTACCGAACCCGTTTTTCGACGTCTTCGACAACACGGTCACGCTCACGAGCCTCATCGCCAGCCAATACGGCAACGCGAGCGGCCTGCACGTGAACGCGCTGTTCGCCGCCGGCGTCGTGTTGTTCGTCACCGTGATGGCCATCTCGGTGGTCTCACAGCTCATCGAGCTCCGGATGGTGCGCCGGCTCGGAGGTGAGCAATGA
- a CDS encoding PstS family phosphate ABC transporter substrate-binding protein codes for MTRKTTRRRVLVGVGASTTIGAAGCLGGTRNTGGSSSAEDGSAASGDGGNSTSGGSQQAASEPLTADGSSTVYPITSNGASVWNSNPPADDEEYWGPDQYGFNTKERMADFFAGIYGFEASNESQPPFSVNVGLSHSGTGIEKLTNGQVDIGDSSAPVQDELPERKSYENFTDHVVGVDGQPVVVSKPIYDAGVTKLTGDRLKAIYEGEITDWKNVDGYSGPSKEIQAICRAEGSGTDTAFRANLFGSPDAPIKCDSRIGQNQQVRTSVQQSDNAIAYMALAFVGGQAPAVALELDGTTYKLGKNLGAKGYPLSRDLHCYTWKGTSKKEAAFINMLLTEYGQKQFVEANDYFTLPPERREKQRSKLPKPDKQVNYGASTNANQTTTQSN; via the coding sequence CGACGCGACGCCGCGTTTTAGTGGGAGTCGGGGCCAGTACCACGATTGGAGCCGCCGGATGCTTGGGAGGAACCAGGAACACCGGCGGAAGCAGTAGCGCAGAAGATGGGAGCGCCGCGAGTGGGGATGGTGGAAACAGTACCAGTGGCGGTTCCCAGCAGGCAGCCAGCGAGCCGCTGACCGCCGACGGTTCTTCAACGGTGTATCCAATCACGAGCAACGGTGCGTCAGTCTGGAACTCGAACCCGCCGGCCGACGACGAGGAATACTGGGGACCGGACCAGTACGGTTTTAACACCAAAGAACGGATGGCGGATTTCTTCGCTGGCATCTACGGCTTCGAAGCGAGTAACGAGAGTCAGCCACCGTTTTCGGTCAACGTCGGTCTCAGCCACTCTGGCACTGGCATCGAGAAGCTCACGAACGGTCAGGTCGACATCGGTGATTCCAGCGCGCCGGTCCAAGATGAGCTGCCCGAGCGCAAGAGCTACGAGAACTTCACCGATCATGTGGTCGGCGTCGATGGCCAGCCGGTCGTCGTCAGCAAGCCAATCTACGACGCTGGCGTGACGAAGCTTACTGGCGACCGGCTGAAGGCTATCTACGAGGGTGAAATCACCGACTGGAAGAATGTTGATGGGTATTCTGGTCCGAGCAAAGAGATACAAGCTATTTGTCGCGCTGAAGGGTCTGGGACGGATACGGCGTTCCGCGCGAACCTCTTCGGCAGTCCCGACGCGCCTATCAAGTGCGACTCGCGCATCGGCCAAAACCAGCAGGTCCGCACGTCCGTACAACAGAGCGACAACGCCATCGCGTACATGGCGCTCGCGTTCGTCGGCGGACAGGCTCCTGCCGTCGCGCTCGAACTCGACGGAACGACCTACAAACTCGGGAAAAACCTCGGTGCGAAGGGCTACCCGCTCTCACGCGACCTGCACTGCTATACGTGGAAGGGGACTTCCAAGAAGGAGGCCGCCTTCATCAATATGCTGCTCACCGAGTACGGTCAGAAACAATTCGTCGAGGCGAACGACTACTTCACGCTCCCGCCCGAGCGCCGGGAAAAGCAGCGCAGCAAGCTCCCCAAGCCGGACAAACAGGTCAACTACGGTGCGAGCACGAACGCGAATCAGACGACCACACAGAGCAACTAA